Genomic window (Kangiella profundi):
CACCCGCCTTTGCGAATAGCAGGCAATTAACGCACAATGAAAAAATATGATACAGAGGAAGTGCCGTTATGATCGTTTCCTTTCCTTCATTGAGAAAAGGTCCCATCCAGGCATGAGTTTGTAGCACGTTTGCAACCATATTCCGATGGGTCAGAATGGCTCCTTTAGAGACACCGGTTGTCCCCCCTGTGTACTGCAGGAATGCAGTATCGTCTGAAGTCAGTTCAACAGGATTTACATCTTGCTCAGCGCCCTTTTGCATGGCATCTACAAAGCTGTGTGACTGCTCAAGATTAAAGTTTGGAACCATCTTCTTAAAATATTTCACAACAAAATTGACGATAAAACGCTTAGGTTTTGAGCACATATCGCCAACCTGAGTAACGATAATGTGTTTTAGATTAGTTTTGTGAGCCACTTTCTCCAGCGTATCACCAAAGTTGGCCAAAATGACAATGGCATTGGCTTCACTGTCATTCAACTGATGCTCAAGCTCGCGAGGTGTATAAAGTGGATTTACATTGACCACAGCAAGTCCGGCACGGAATGCACCAAATAGACAAACAGGATATTGCAGAAGGTTTGGCATCATTAGTGCCAATTTATCGCCTTTCTGTAATCCCAGTTCATTCTGCAGATAGGAAGCGAAATCACGAGCTTTTTGATCTAGCTCGCGGTAGGTTAAGGTGACACCCAAATTGGTAACAGCCGGTCTATCGCCAAACTTCTCGACGCTTTCGTCGAACATAGCCATAAGACTCGAATACTGCTCAGGGTCGATGGTTTCCTGAACCGCTTTTGGGTATTGCTTTAACCAGATTTTTTCCATGTAGCTTCCTGTTAATAGCTGTGATTAATAAAATTTATGGGCAAGAAAAGTAACCGATTGTATCGAATAAGGCAACTTTTAACGGCCCGTTAAGCTATTTTAACTGTAACTTTTAACATTCATTTTCAGTCTTG
Coding sequences:
- the fadD gene encoding long-chain-fatty-acid--CoA ligase FadD; the encoded protein is MEKIWLKQYPKAVQETIDPEQYSSLMAMFDESVEKFGDRPAVTNLGVTLTYRELDQKARDFASYLQNELGLQKGDKLALMMPNLLQYPVCLFGAFRAGLAVVNVNPLYTPRELEHQLNDSEANAIVILANFGDTLEKVAHKTNLKHIIVTQVGDMCSKPKRFIVNFVVKYFKKMVPNFNLEQSHSFVDAMQKGAEQDVNPVELTSDDTAFLQYTGGTTGVSKGAILTHRNMVANVLQTHAWMGPFLNEGKETIITALPLYHIFSLCVNCLLFAKAGGHNIYITNPRDMKGFCKTLKKYPFTAMTGVNTLFNGLLNTPAFRELDFSQLKLSVGGGMAVQKSVAERWQELTKTPLLEGYGLTETSPVVSMNPLDLESYNGTIGLPLPSTDVEIRDEDGNLVEIGQPGELWVKGPQVMKGYLNRPKETAEVLKDDGWLATGDMATIDEEGYLRIVDRKKDMILVSGFNVYPNEIEDVVALHPGVLEVAAIGEPDEVKGEVVKVVVVKKDSTLTEEDVIKHTREHLTGYKIPKVVEFREELPKSNVGKILRKELRK